A region of the Roseiflexus sp. RS-1 genome:
GCGCGGGCGAGAGCTGTATTGCACTCGTCCAACACAGCCAACATCCTCCTTCCACCCGCCTGCGTATAGTTCACACGAATGATAACCATACATTCCGGGATCGATCATGAACGCTCGATTACTTCTCGTGTTCCTGGCGCTTGTGTTGGCTGCGTGCGGCAGCGCGCCACTGGCGGAACCGCCTGTCTATCCTGATGCCACACCTGCCGCGCGCGGCGAGTCGCCGCTGGCAGATGCGATGATGAGCGGCTTCACAACCGAAATCGTCGGCGAGCGCAACGCTTCCGCAATCCGGCTCTTCCGGGCGCCGGGCAGCATCGCCTGGGATCAGGTCAAACAGTTCTACGCCGGACGCCTCGAACCCAACGGGTGGCGCGCCGACGCCCGCTTGCTGGTCGAAGGAGATACGATCAGTTACGCCGGGTGGCGCAACGGTGATCAACTCCTCGCAATCGCCCATACCGAGGATGCCGCTGCTGGCGCAACCTTTCTGGCGGTTGCCGTTGTGCGGCGATAATGCTATCGGGGGCAGGCGCACGGGTGTGGTATCATATGCCGCATGCTGAGTGCAAATGCACGGATTTTTTTGGTCGTCGTCGCCGCCCTGATCCCTCTGCTGCTGATTGCAGCCTGGCTATGGCGTCGATTCTACCGGGATGATCACACCGACCCCGCGCGCACGGTTGCTAAAAACAGCCTGCTGCCCATCGCCGCAAATCTGATCAACAAGGTCGTCGACTTTGGCTTTGCGGTCGTCGCACTCCGCTTTCTGGGACCGGAAGGGAATGGCGCGTATGCGTTCGTCGCCCTGATAGCCGGTCTCTATTTTTTGACCATCACCAACTGGGGGTTGAACGACCTGGCGGTGCGCGAGGCAGCCCCTGATCTTGCACGCGCGCCGCGTCTGTTCAGCATCACGCTCCTCCTCCGCCTTGGCATCGCCACGCTGCTGATGCCGGTTGCTGCGATCCTGGTGATCGGATACTCGCTGATCGAACGCCCGTTAAGCAGTGCTGAAATGCTCGCACTGGCGCTGCTGATGATCCACCTCTACCCGGCAGCGCTCGCCGCAGCGTGTTCGGCGTCATTTCAGGCATATCAGCGAATGGAAGTGACGGCGCTGGTTCTGCTGTTGACGAACGTGGTGAAGACGCTCGTCGGCGTCGGAGCGTTGATCATCGCGCCCGACATCCCCGCGCGGGTGGTGGCGCTGGCAGCAGTGGCGCTGGGAACGACAACCCTGAATGCTGCGGTGTTCTTCGTCCTGCAACGGCGCATGCTGTTTCGCACGTCGCTGGTGTGGGACTGGCCCACCGGACGCGAACTGCTGCGCGAGGGGTTTCCACTACTGTTGAACAGCCTGCTGCTGGCGGTTTTTTTTCGTTTCGATGTCGTGCTGCTCCGGGCGCAGGCTGGCGCCGAAGCGCTCGGTTTATACGATGCAGCCTATAAAGTCATCAATATGACCCAGATCATTCCGCCATACTTCGTGGCAGCACTGTTTCCGCTGCTGGCGCGGTATGCGGTGATGGATCGCGCTGCACTCGAACGAATGTATCACCGCGCGCTCAGTTTCCTGCAACTCCTCGCCTGGCCCGGCGCAGTCGGCGGAACGCTGCTGGCGCCAACGATTATCACCATTATCGGCGGGCAGGCGTTCCTGCCGGGGGCGGCGCTGGCGCTGGCGATCCTCATCTGGTACCTGCCGCTTTCGTATGCCAACGGCGTAACTCAGTACGTCCTGATCGCCCTCCGACGCCAGCAATCGATCACGGTTGCATTTGCGACCGGCGCGCTGTTCAATCTGGGCATGAACCTGGCGCTTATCCCCGTGTATGGCTACCTGGCGGCTGCGACGGTCACAGTGGCAACCGAGGCAGTCCTGTTGTTGCCGTTTTTGCGCACATTGCGACGCGAAGGCGTTGCACTGCCACTGCTGCGCCTTGCCTGGCGCCCGGCAGTTGCCTCTTGCGTCATGGGGGCATCAATGTGGGTGACGCTCCCCTTTTCGCCAGTAGCGGCGATCGTAGTCGGGATGCCGGTCTACTTCGCGGCGCTCTGGGCGCTTGGTGCGTTTGGACCTGAAGAGCGGGCGCTTATGCGACGAATGATGGGAAGAAGCGTGACATCTTCCAGTTAACCACCATTAATCTTCCTGTCATGTCCTGATAATCTTCCGGTCATGTCCTGATCTTGGTCGTAATCCTCCCCGGCGCGTATGGTACTCCCACATGTGATTAGTCAAAGGGAGGACTCAGCGCCATGGACTACGACGATCTGCCAGACGATGCACCGGGTGGCGATTGCCCCGATCACGGACCATACGCCGACGAAGAATGCCCGAAATGTTCGTTGTGACATCACAGGGCGTCCGGCATGCCGCCGGATGTAGTGTGCCGGATCACACAATCTCAACCCCCCCTGAGAACACGAGCGTCGCACCGCTTCTACCACAATCTGAACCTATCGCCCCAGAGAACATCACCGCCTGGGAGCGCGGGCGTCTCGCCCGCATGCCGGGTGCACAGGCATTGCGCCCGCATACAGCGATACACCCCATCACCCCTGCACCGCCTGGGTGCGCGGGCGTCGCGCCCGCATGCCGGGTGCGGGTGCACAGGCATTGCGCCCGCATACAGCGATACACCCCATCACCCCTGCACCGCCTGGGTGCGCGGGCGTCGCGCCCGCATGCAGCGATACACTCCATCACCCCTGCACCGCCTGGGTGCGCGGGCTTCCAGCCCGCATGCCGGGTGTACAGGCATTGCGCCCGCATGCCGGGTGCACAGGCATTGCGCCCGCATACGGCGTACACTCCATCACCTCTGCACCGCCTGGGTGCGCGGGCGTCGCGCCCGTATACGGCGATACACCCCATCACCCCTGCACCGCCTGGGTGCGCGGGCGTCGCGCCCGCATGCCGGGTGTACAGGCATTGCGCCCGTATACGGCGATACACCCCATCACCCCTGCACCGCCTGGGTGCGCGGGCTTCCAGCCCGCATGCCGGGTGCACAGGCATTGCGCCCGTATACGGCGATACACTCCATCACCCCTGCACCGCCTGGGTGCGCGGGCTTCCAGCCCGCATGCCGGGTGTACAGGCATTGCGCCCGCATACAGCAATACACCCCATCACCCCTGCACCGCCTGGGTGCGCGGGCTTCCAGCCCGCATGCCGGGTGCGCAGGCGTCGTGCCCGCATGCCGGGTGCGCAGGCGTCGCGCCTGCACACAGCGGTGCAACCCATCAGAGGGCGGGACGCCCTCATCCCGAAGCGCGTGTGTTCCCCCAGGTGTGAACAGTTACACAACCTGTCCTATTGTTTCACTGCCGGGATCGTGCTATACTGCGATCCGATCCTGGGCTGAAGCATGCCCGCTGTTGTCCGAACGACCATGAGTGAACCTGCGAACCCCCGCCAACGCGCCGCGCAGTTGATCGACGAAGGAATTGCGGCGATCCGCGCTGGCGACCAGACGCGCGCCCGCCAGTTGCTCAGCCAGGCAGTGCAACTCGACCCACAGAACGAACGTGGATGGTTATGGCTTTCCGGTGCACTGCCGGATGCCGCCCAGCGCCGCTATTGCCTGGAGCGCGTGCTTGCCATTAATCCGCAGAACGAAGTGGCAAAACGCGGATTGGCAAGCCTTACGTCCGCCGCTCCACCGGCAGCGCCGTCTGCAGGTGCACCGAAACCGGTCACGCCTCCGCGCTCACAACCCGTCTTCGACCCGCTCGCGCCAGATGTTACGGCGAAACGCGACCGACCAACCAGTGCGCCCTCGCCAGCTGCATCCGTTGCTTCGTCGCCTCCCCCCGCGCCGCGACCATCTGCTCAGGCAACCGGCAGCGCTGCAACCGGAACGCAAGAGTCGGCAGAAAGCGCCAGACGCGCTGCCAGCACGCACCCCCTTCCTGGCAGCGCTCCCCCTGCAACGCCGAAGCCAGCAGAACCACGGCAACGCCTGCCAGAGTCGCCCCCTGCGGCGTCACCCGTCGATCCGCTGGCATCGCTGCGTCCCGGTTCAGGCGCAAAACGCAGCTCGCTGCTGCGTCGTCCCGGCGTACCCGGCAAGATTGAGACCAGCGCAACACCGACAGACACAACGACCGTTCAGCCGAAGAAACGCTCGCGCACACTTATCATCGCCCTTTTGGGTGTATTGGTGGTGGTTGCGCTCCTGATTGTCGGCAGTGTGTATCTGTATCCCGAACTGCTCGCGCTGTTGCGATCACCTGAAGAAGCGTCCGCACCAACTGCGGAACCCGAACCAGCCTCACCCACACCGGTTCCCACACCGACGAGCATTCCAACAGCAACGCCCCTTCCAACCCCAACGCCAGCGGACGTCCGCGAACTGATCCGCGAAGCCAGCGAACTCGCTGCGATCGGCAGCCTTGGGCAGGCGGCTGAACGTTACACCGAGGCGATTCGCGCCGATCCATCCTCCTTCGAGGCATACTTCGGACGCGCTCAGGTCAACTTCAACCTGTCGCTCTTTCAGAGCGCCATCGATGACTTCACCAAAGCGCTTGCTCTCGATCCGGACAATGTCGAAGCGTACCATCAGCGTGCCCGCGCGTTCTACCGTCTGAACCAGTACGATGCAGCTATTCGCGACTTTACCGAGGCGCTGGAGCGTGACCCCAACAATGATGTCATTCTGATGCGGCGTGGCGTTGCCTACCGCGACAATCGACAGTACGACGAGGCGCTGGCAGATTTTGATCAGTCGCTGCAACTGAACCCGGATGTCAGTTTTACCTACTACCACCGGGCGCTGCTGTTCCAGGCGACCGGCAAACTCGACCGCGCGCGCGCCGATTTCGACCGTGCACTGACCATCGCACCAGAGTATCGCCTGGCGTTCGTCGGTCGCGGACTGTTGCGGTTGGAACAGCGCGATGCACGCGGCGCGCTCAGCGATTGTTCGCGCGCTATCGAAATCGACGCCACCGAGATCGACGCCTACCTCTGCCGCGCCAGAGCGGCGGTTGCCCTCAGAGATTATCGCACCGCCATCGCCGATCTCGATGTCGTCATTGCGCGCGACCCCGACAACGCCGATGCCTATCGAGAACGGGGCAGAGCGCACCAGGCGCTGCGCGATGTCGCCAGGGCACGGGCGGATTATCAGCGTGCCGCCGAGTTGTACCGCATACAGGGGCGCACCGAAGACCTTGCGGAAGTGGAGAAGTTGCTTGCTGCATTAAGGTAGCCGTGCGCATCGACGTCCACATCCATTTTCAACCGCCTGAATTGATCGCGTACCTGGCAACGCACGCAGGACGTGAACCCTACTGGGCGCTGTTGCTGGCGCCCGACCCGACAACGGGGCGCCCCCCTGTTGCTCCTGACGCCGATCGCATGCTCGTCGATATGGATCACGCTGGCATTGATCGTGCCGTGATCCAGGGCGAATACTACCGT
Encoded here:
- a CDS encoding flippase — protein: MLSANARIFLVVVAALIPLLLIAAWLWRRFYRDDHTDPARTVAKNSLLPIAANLINKVVDFGFAVVALRFLGPEGNGAYAFVALIAGLYFLTITNWGLNDLAVREAAPDLARAPRLFSITLLLRLGIATLLMPVAAILVIGYSLIERPLSSAEMLALALLMIHLYPAALAAACSASFQAYQRMEVTALVLLLTNVVKTLVGVGALIIAPDIPARVVALAAVALGTTTLNAAVFFVLQRRMLFRTSLVWDWPTGRELLREGFPLLLNSLLLAVFFRFDVVLLRAQAGAEALGLYDAAYKVINMTQIIPPYFVAALFPLLARYAVMDRAALERMYHRALSFLQLLAWPGAVGGTLLAPTIITIIGGQAFLPGAALALAILIWYLPLSYANGVTQYVLIALRRQQSITVAFATGALFNLGMNLALIPVYGYLAAATVTVATEAVLLLPFLRTLRREGVALPLLRLAWRPAVASCVMGASMWVTLPFSPVAAIVVGMPVYFAALWALGAFGPEERALMRRMMGRSVTSSS
- a CDS encoding tetratricopeptide repeat protein — translated: MSEPANPRQRAAQLIDEGIAAIRAGDQTRARQLLSQAVQLDPQNERGWLWLSGALPDAAQRRYCLERVLAINPQNEVAKRGLASLTSAAPPAAPSAGAPKPVTPPRSQPVFDPLAPDVTAKRDRPTSAPSPAASVASSPPPAPRPSAQATGSAATGTQESAESARRAASTHPLPGSAPPATPKPAEPRQRLPESPPAASPVDPLASLRPGSGAKRSSLLRRPGVPGKIETSATPTDTTTVQPKKRSRTLIIALLGVLVVVALLIVGSVYLYPELLALLRSPEEASAPTAEPEPASPTPVPTPTSIPTATPLPTPTPADVRELIREASELAAIGSLGQAAERYTEAIRADPSSFEAYFGRAQVNFNLSLFQSAIDDFTKALALDPDNVEAYHQRARAFYRLNQYDAAIRDFTEALERDPNNDVILMRRGVAYRDNRQYDEALADFDQSLQLNPDVSFTYYHRALLFQATGKLDRARADFDRALTIAPEYRLAFVGRGLLRLEQRDARGALSDCSRAIEIDATEIDAYLCRARAAVALRDYRTAIADLDVVIARDPDNADAYRERGRAHQALRDVARARADYQRAAELYRIQGRTEDLAEVEKLLAALR